The genomic stretch ATTGTGGAAACGACGAGGAATGTTGTTGTTGTCATGTGACTCAACCCCATGATGTAGCACAGGCAGTCCTTTGGGAATCCCGGGATGAGAAAGAGGACGAAGGAAATAAGAGCCCCCCGGTGTTCCATGACGTAGTCGTATTTCTGGATAATCTCAGGTTTCACTATCCTTTCCACAAAAGGAAGACCAAATATTCTGGCAAGGAGAAAGGCAAGCCACGAACCGATGGTGAGGCCGATGGTGGAATAGATCGTGCCCAGGAGAGGACCATAGAGGTACCCGCCAATGAGGCCGGTGACTTCTCCCGGTATCGGGGCTGCTACAACCTGCAGGATTTGAAGGGATATGAAAACAAACTCGTCATAAGGATGATAGGAATTGATGAAAGCGATCGCCTTCTCCTTATGGATAAAGTAGACATAGAGGTCATAATGAAGAAAACCATAGGTTCCTGAGGCAATCAGGACGAGGAGTAACAGGATCCTGTTGAAAAAGCGGTGATTTATCGAGGTCGTCACAACGGGAGGGTCATTCCTTCTTATCTTCGAGTTTTTTTGCATCTGTTATGTCTTCCGGTTTCTTTTCCGGTTCATTCATGGCTTCTTTAAAACCTCTAATGGCTTTGCCCATAGAATTCCCTATTTCCGGGAGTTTACCGGGCCCGAAGATGATCAAGGCTACGACCAGTATGACAAGAAATTCGGGCATTCCAATTCCAAACATATCTGATCACCCCCTGATTGATACACGATTCTATCAGATACATAACTATAACTCCACTTTTTTCAAGACTGTGAATTTCAGGAACAAACAGATTTTACTCCTATAATTTTTTCAAAATGGTCTACTATTCAAAAATTGGAAAATACACAAAGCGTCACATCACGTCACGCTTCAGAAGCGGTTATGGAGTGCGAAAGATGCCTTCTGGAGAATTTCTTTCCTGTCCTTTTCAATCATAACCGCCCTGAGCTGAAGGTTGTAAAAAATCAGAATCCAGAAAATAACTACTTGGAGGAGGCAACCCGAAACCCGAGGCTGACGTCCCCGTACGGCGGAAAGCCGCTGCCCCGGTTCGAAGCACGGACATCTCCCGGATTGACGTCCCAGCTGCCGCCACGAAGCACCTTCCTACTACCGGAAGATGGACCTTTAGGGTTGTTTCTGGGGCTGCTTGAGTAGTAGTCTTTATCATACCAATCTTGTACCCATTCCCATACATTGCCGGACATGTCATAGAGACCAAGGGAGTTGGGTTGTTTCTGGCCTACCGGGTGGGTTTTATTGCCTGAATTCGAGGTATACCAGGCATAGCTTCCAAGGTCTGAATCGGAGCTTATGCCCGCGTATTTCTCTTTCTTACCACCACTACGGGCGGCATATTCCCACTCTGCTTCAGTGGGGAGGCGGTAGGATTTGCCGTCACGGGAATTGAATTTTTTAATGAATTCCTGGGTGTCATCCCAGGAAACATTTTCTACGGGGCAGGCATCGCCGCAGGATGAAGAACGTGAGGGGTTATTTCCCATAACGGCCTTCCACTGTCCCTGTGTAACTTCATGTTTACCCATATAGAAATCAGAGACGCAGGCATTGTGGACAGGTTTTTCATTGACGTGGCCGTTACTAAAGGTATCCCCCATATCGAAGCAGCCAGCTTTGACAAAGACTAATTCCAATGGGGGCGATGAAGCTGATGAAGCTGGTTCAGGCGACACAATACCGGCTGATCTGCACGCGGCAAGGGATATCAGAAAAATAAAAATCCCGACTGAAAGAATAACCTTCTTGTACATTGAGAACTCCCATAAAAGGTCATTAAATTACATGTTTACATTATACAACAGCCGTTATTGAAATAGTAAGTTTTTTGCTTTATTTTAATTCGTCACCTCTTCTCTCCGATTTTTTTCACCCCCATCACACACAATAAAAGTATATCATAATCTGTTACGATTTTAACGATAACCACTTATAACTTGGTATGTCGAGGCATGAGATCAGGTTGAGGATAGCAGTCAACAATACTCTAACTCATCTTTTTAAAATCTGCGGCAAGGTAAAAAATAGCCGTTCCATAATTAGCTAATTGCCGAGATGTTTCCGAAGCGTTGCTCCGTATTCTTTGTCGAAACGGGAAAGTTTTGCTTCATAACACCATTGTATCCTGGCTTTTGCGCTCTTCTCGATAAAGGTTTTGCATGGTTCGCCGGGATCGGCGTTACCCAAAGTTTCACCCGCACACTGGCTGACAACTTTAGCTGACACAACGTCCTGCCAGAGCGGATTGCCGGGCAGAAAGCTGTACTGAAGGCTCGTCCGCGCCAGCTGTACCACTTCTGCGAAGGTTAAGCGGTATTGGATGACCCCGTAGATCCACTCGCTTGTGAAGTCTGCATAGGAAACCCCCTCGTCGTCCGTCGAGAAGGCAACAGGAACCCCATACTTCCGGAAATATTGCACAAACGGATGTTCCTCACCCGCCACTCCCAGTATCTGCGCATTACTGGTAAACAGGACTTCCACCAAGGTGTTGTTTCGTTTCATCAGTGTAGCCACCGCAATCTTGTCGGCATCATTCAGATAGGTAAAGGAAATGGCATGTCCCACCCGTTTCGCGCCCGCCCGGATCGGACCGGTGATATGCTCCTTCAGCGCCGGATTGCCGGTACCCACGAAACAAGGGGTGATCTCGCCACCATGGAGGGCAATGTTCACTCGTGGAAACCGGTTGTGGAAATAGCTGAAAAATTGCATCTGTGTAGTGAAGCTTTGCATAGAAACGGGCAGGTCTTCGGCGCTGAGCAGGTTCACTCCCACCACCCTTCTTTCCGTATCTGCCAGCAGGCAGGACAAGGCGATCTGGGTGAATATTTTTGGCAGATCGGCACTCCCGTCTTTCAATGCCGAATTCCGGTTTATCGCAGCCTGAAAGTAAAATGAAACCTCGCATGCGGGGTCCTGAGTGGTGGTGCCGCACTTAAGTAAGGCGTTCACTGCGTTCACGTAGGTGGCGACATCTTTTTGCGCCGCGACCACGGCGTCTTTCAATCCTGCGCTCAGCAAATAATCGAACATGGTCGGGTAATTATTGCTTTGAGTGTAAGCTGCGGCGTCCGGATATTTCTGCCGCAACAGATCGGCAAGACGGCTGACCGTCGCTGATTGGAAGGAGATCATGGTTTCTACATAGCTGACGCTCTCACCATTCGCCTGTTGCAGGAGTTTCGCAAGCATCGGCCCCATGTTGTTTGATGAATCGGATACTGCTCCGAATCGGCCAAAGGTCGCAAAAAACTGATCGTGCCCGGCCTGGATCGATGTGATCCCTTTATCGTTGAGCTGGTACATGGAAAGCGATCTAAGCAACTGTTGCCGCTCCTCGGCACTAGCCTGCACCAACGGTTTGAAACCGTTGGTGCAGACACCGGGTGCAGTGTGCCCTGCAATTGTGTACATGGTCGCGACAAGCGGGTCCTGCCCAAAGCAGTCACCATCCGCGCTGCCGAGGTCAATATACTCTTCCGGCATCACAGTTCCCGAAAGGTGATTATGGAGGTCGGCGCCCTTGGGGAATTTCGTCAGGGCATCCACGAGTTCGGGTCGTTCTTTTTTGACGTTGTCGATGAGGCCGAAATAGTCTTTTACGGCACGGTTGTCCTGAGTGCAGATGTTGCCGACCACCGCTACTGAAGCCGGCGATAATTGCGCCGCTTGCTTTTCAACTGTCGGTTCAAGAGACGCGCACCCTTGGAGTATGGAAAGGCCCAATAATAATAACGGAAACAAAACTCGGAACATTGCTTTGCTGCGGTACGGGTTCACTAATTCCTCCTAGTTATTTATCAGTAGACCACTTTCTTCAAATTTGGAAGAAGTACCTAAAGAATATACACATTGTTCAAAGTGCATTGACTAATTGCAAAAGCTGTCAAGCGTGTAGACCATTTAGCTTTTCTTCACAGGCTTACTCGAATGTAAGGACCAAGGAATCCACTTTGCCCCAACAATTAATCTACTGCAAGCAGTAATTTCAGAAATATTAGTATTTACTATTAAACTATGTCAATGAATAATGTTGAACGATAATATTCATAAATTAAAATAGATACCATCTATTTTAGAGGGATAATGACACCACAAAATTTGCAGTATATCACCAATATACCGATGTTGTGCTGCATGAAGTAATTGTTCAACTACTGATCGGGGGCAGGTCAATTTTGCAAGAAAATCATCTATTTATTGCCACCTGCAATCTTGCATGCCGGGCAGCAATGGTAAAAACTCGCCTTCAGGAAGCTAACAAATAACTGGTACAATCGAACACTGTTGTTTAATGAACTGTTTCTTAAATCATACTGAATTTCATTTTCTCGACTACCGATCCGATTATGCTACCTATTGCCGGACATAGGCTGGAGTTTATAGGTAAAGTTGCTTTGAACCTGCACTTGATGGCTCAGTATGGTTTTTCAGGAGGGCCGGACTGCGGGTAATCCCAGCCGAACCCCCACCGGAAAGAAGTCGGCAGCCACCAGACTCCCCCTATCCGAACACCGAAGTGCATGATATTGGCTATTACCGGATGACCTCTGTCGGCCACGCATCTTTTCAATGCCGAATCAGCATGTGTTCTTTCCTCGCGGGTGCCGCCCATCCAATACACCAAATCATGCCTGACACAGCACTCCACCCAATCGCCATTGGGGAAACCTGAACACCCGTCAGATGTAAAAGCATGAGGGGGAGTTGTCCCCTTCACGCTGTCTGTGGTGTATATCTCTGAAATAATCTTGTTGGTCTGGTTGGTATGATCAGCACACCCAACAAGAAAAATGGCAATAAGGGAAATACACAAAATTAAATTATGTGATTTTCTCATAATCTTTTGCCCGTCTTTCGCTCACGTAATGGCCTTCTTCTTGCTCTTTGAACTTGTTTTAACCGGTGCGGTTACTGCAGGCTCGGCGGGCCGCAAGGGAGGTGCTGAATGTGTCACCGTTAATAGCCATGTAACAGGGCAAAGCGAAAAGCACCGCAGCAATAAGATAAAACTTGATGTATCTACTCATTGGTGGCCTCCATATCGAAGATAAAAATCATTGTATCGGTAAAAAATAATGTTATAAAAATTCCACCTTGAGCATGGAGAAGTCGTCTTCAAAACCCTTATTACCATGTATTCCCTGGAGATAGGAATATAGTGAATCTATCTCTGATGTGTCTCCATCCGGTTTGTTTTTTAAGAATTCTTTCAGTTCCTCAAAAGTCCACATTGTCCCGTCGGTTTTTGTTACCTCAAAAACACCGTCAGAAAACACGTATAATCGTGACGGTATATCCACTACAACAGCATCGCCTGCATAAACCATGTCAGGCATACCGCCGATGAACATATTCTGGGTCCTTAGTTCAATTACTTCACCCGATGCGGATATGAACAGTGGGGGCGGGTGACCTGCACTGGCATGTTTCAGCTCTCTGGTAGTTTTATTAAATACCCCGTACCAGATGGTAAAATAGAGGTTGTTCTGCTTCTCCATCTGAAATGTTTCATTCAGGGCAACGAGGACCTCTTCCGGTACCCTGAAATTTGTATTCCGCAGGGTCTGCGATCTCAACACATTAAGGGCAGACACGGACAATAATGCCGGCCCGACACCATGGTCACAGACATCGAGAAGATATATGGCAAAATGCTCCTCATCGATCCAGTGATAACCGAAGGAATCCCCCCCAAGTTCAGCAGAGGGGACATATCGCCATTCTGTAATGATATCACCTTCTTTAACCGGCGCGGGGAGAAGTGAAACAACATATTCGGCTGCACTGGCAAGCTGTGCAGCAAGGACCTGCCGGCTCTTGAAAAGCGCTTGATATGCCTCATTTCTCTGGAGAAGGGCGATGTAGCCTTTTGAGTGGTAGCGTATGCGGGCAATCAGTTCAATCCTGTCAGGAAGTTTAACGAGATAGTCATTGGCGCCCACTGCAAAGGCATCTGCCTTGGTTACTGCCTCTTCCTTACTTGAAAGCACAATAAGAGGGACATCTTTCAGTTTCTTGTGTGCCCTGAAAAACTTCACGAGGGTTAGCCCGTCGATTTCAGGCATAATCAAATCCTGAAGTATCACCGTCGGCGATATCTCTGCTGCCATTTTAATCGCCTGAGTCGGATCCTGGCAATAATGAAAAACAATGTCCTTCTCAGGCGCAAGCATGCGCCTCACCATTTCTCCCACTATAAGCTGGTCATCCACTAAGAAAACCGTAATGGTATGCTCCGTTATGGGAGCTGAAAACTGTCTGGTATCATCAATATTCATAAATGCCCTTCCATGTTTTTAATCTGTTTAACGATTGAATGTACAATTTTTTCGACAGGGAGAATTTCCATTGCTGCCATTTCCATTGCTGCCTCTAATTCTACAGCCGCTTTTGGCATACCGTAGACTGCGGATGTTTTTTCATTCTGGGCTATGGTATACCATCCTGCTTTGCGTAATTCTAAAAGCCCCTTAGCTCCATCTCTTCCCATTCCCGTGAGGAGCACCGCCACGCCTTTCACGGGCCAATAATGTTTTATACTGTAGAAAAACGTGTCCACTGATGGCCTGTATGGATAATCCTTCGGCTCTTCCGTGTAATGGAAGGCAAGATCGGGACCGAGGACCAGATGATCATTCGTTCCTGCAATAAAAACCTTGTCTATTTCCGGATGCATACCTTTTTTCGCAAGAACTACTTTAAGCTTTGTCTGCTCCCCCAGCCATTCTACAAGTCCATTAACAAACTGGACGTCTACATGCTGCACTATCACAATAGATGCACCGAGTTTTACCGGCATCCGGGAGAGAATATCAGCAAGGACCTTTGGACCGCCCGTTGAAGAACCTATAGCTATCATAGGGATGACGGGCTCAAGTGAGGCTGCCGGTACAGCCGTTCCGTTCATTATCTGCCGGCTCTCTTTACCGATAAGTCTTGCTATAATTTCAATCTTTTTGAGCAATTCCTGCCCGCCTTTAACGTTTCCTCTTGCATCAAGCACAGGTGTACCCACTGCGTCGAGGGCCCCTCTCCCCATGGCTTCGAATATCTTTGAGTGATTTGAAACTGCTTCTGTTACGATCAGAATGGCGCAGGGATGATCTTTCATAATCTTCCCGGTAGCATTGACTCCGTCCATAATGGGTAATGTCAGATCCATCAAAATAAGGTCCGGCTTATCTCTGACGGTTTTTTCCACAGCCTCTGCGCCGCTTGAGGCAACCCATGCAATTTCATTTCCCGGCTGAGAGGTAACGACCCTCCGGATAATCTCTACTGACATATCTGTGCTATTAACGATTGCTATACGCATGCTTTACGTTAAATTCCTGTTTAGCGGATAAAGGGCAGCGTTAAACGCAATTAAGAATAAAATGCCGTAAATTCTTAACTCTTCATTATTGATTCATAATTCAACATGATTTTCTCTATGCTCTACGCAGGCTGAAGCCTGCGGCTACCATTTTCACTATTCACTGCCTTTCAGCCTTCAGCCTTCAGCCTTCAGCCTTCATACCTTAGCAGTTACATCCTTTATTGTAAAGAATATTGAAAATCTGTCAAGTTTATTCTATATCGTGCCCGGTCAGTTTCAGGGAATTTTTTTGCCGCCCGTCCCGGTGAAATAGATACCAACTGCATTGCCCATCGGCTTAACACACAAAGGCTTGCCTCAAGGTAATTCGTTACACGGGGCAGGCATTGGCGGGCCAAAATTCTCAGCCCTTACGGGCGAATATATCTTATCATTTCATAGACAAAAACAACACTTTAAGCCCTGAAATTGGCCATTTTCTATGCATAAAACTATTGATTTCAATGGGTTAATTTGGTCCGACTCCGATGGCAAATTATGAATATTCTCCCGGTGGCAACCTCTTTTCCCGCAAAAGAGCGGGGGAGGTATTTTGCAAAGATATCGCATGTGAGCATCGTGTTTAAAGCCAGAAACATGGCATCTATGGACGAGGTAGGGGCGGCAAGAATCCCTGCCAGGGCAAAACCGGAGAGAAGAACGGGAAGGAGAAAGAATATTACCGAGACTGCATTGCTGTCCCATCGTTTCCCGTACAATTCGGGCTGTGTCATATACCCCCGGGTTTTACCGATCAACCATGCCCTGTAGCCCACCAGATAGTAAAGGGAGGTCATTGCGATTGCCGTTCCGAATGCAACGAGACCGTAGATTCTATACCCTTGTGATAGGCCATACCGGGAATGCCGATCATGTAAAAGGCCGTCATGTTTGTGGCGTAGATCGACTCTACGAGGGTAAGGGCGCCGATGATTGTCAGGACGCCGTCATAGTACAGATGGTACGGTATCCACCCGAAAAGCATCGGATAGATCTTACCCCAGGCACAGAAGTCTACATGGAGCAAACACAGGCAGAAGACGACAATCCAGAAGATATGATCCCTCACATAACTTTTCATTGCAGTTTTCCTTCGTTAGTTGATTACGGAAATCGTAAAAATGGCACACATTTTAATCCTGACAAAAAAAATAAAAGCAAGGGGGAAATGAAATCCGATGGTAATCTGAAATATCTTAAGGCCAGTTTGTGATCTTCATAATACCAAGCGCGTCAATACGTCTCTTGATTTCTGCGGTCATTTCGATCTCGTCCGGCCACGGCCGTTCATGGCCGTCAGCA from Pseudomonadota bacterium encodes the following:
- a CDS encoding TVP38/TMEM64 family protein — its product is MQKNSKIRRNDPPVVTTSINHRFFNRILLLLVLIASGTYGFLHYDLYVYFIHKEKAIAFINSYHPYDEFVFISLQILQVVAAPIPGEVTGLIGGYLYGPLLGTIYSTIGLTIGSWLAFLLARIFGLPFVERIVKPEIIQKYDYVMEHRGALISFVLFLIPGFPKDCLCYIMGLSHMTTTTFLVVST
- the tatA gene encoding twin-arginine translocase TatA/TatE family subunit, with product MFGIGMPEFLVILVVALIIFGPGKLPEIGNSMGKAIRGFKEAMNEPEKKPEDITDAKKLEDKKE
- a CDS encoding formylglycine-generating enzyme family protein, which encodes MYKKVILSVGIFIFLISLAACRSAGIVSPEPASSASSPPLELVFVKAGCFDMGDTFSNGHVNEKPVHNACVSDFYMGKHEVTQGQWKAVMGNNPSRSSSCGDACPVENVSWDDTQEFIKKFNSRDGKSYRLPTEAEWEYAARSGGKKEKYAGISSDSDLGSYAWYTSNSGNKTHPVGQKQPNSLGLYDMSGNVWEWVQDWYDKDYYSSSPRNNPKGPSSGSRKVLRGGSWDVNPGDVRASNRGSGFPPYGDVSLGFRVASSK
- a CDS encoding fused response regulator/phosphatase; amino-acid sequence: MNIDDTRQFSAPITEHTITVFLVDDQLIVGEMVRRMLAPEKDIVFHYCQDPTQAIKMAAEISPTVILQDLIMPEIDGLTLVKFFRAHKKLKDVPLIVLSSKEEAVTKADAFAVGANDYLVKLPDRIELIARIRYHSKGYIALLQRNEAYQALFKSRQVLAAQLASAAEYVVSLLPAPVKEGDIITEWRYVPSAELGGDSFGYHWIDEEHFAIYLLDVCDHGVGPALLSVSALNVLRSQTLRNTNFRVPEEVLVALNETFQMEKQNNLYFTIWYGVFNKTTRELKHASAGHPPPLFISASGEVIELRTQNMFIGGMPDMVYAGDAVVVDIPSRLYVFSDGVFEVTKTDGTMWTFEELKEFLKNKPDGDTSEIDSLYSYLQGIHGNKGFEDDFSMLKVEFL
- the cheB gene encoding chemotaxis-specific protein-glutamate methyltransferase CheB — its product is MRIAIVNSTDMSVEIIRRVVTSQPGNEIAWVASSGAEAVEKTVRDKPDLILMDLTLPIMDGVNATGKIMKDHPCAILIVTEAVSNHSKIFEAMGRGALDAVGTPVLDARGNVKGGQELLKKIEIIARLIGKESRQIMNGTAVPAASLEPVIPMIAIGSSTGGPKVLADILSRMPVKLGASIVIVQHVDVQFVNGLVEWLGEQTKLKVVLAKKGMHPEIDKVFIAGTNDHLVLGPDLAFHYTEEPKDYPYRPSVDTFFYSIKHYWPVKGVAVLLTGMGRDGAKGLLELRKAGWYTIAQNEKTSAVYGMPKAAVELEAAMEMAAMEILPVEKIVHSIVKQIKNMEGHL